CCCGGCAAGTATTACGGCTATGTGCAACATTATAAATGTCTTTTTCATTTTTTGCTAAGATAGGTACAGACAAGGTATGATAACCCATTTGCCCGGCCATGTTTAAGTTGTTTTGAAATTAATGGTAAAAACTCAGAAACGGTTACCTGAAGCGGGTAACTGTTAGCAAAAAACAGACAGTGGCGGATCATTAAAGAAAGGCTCCGACACAAGAAATACACTGATGTGGGATTTCTGATTATGCGAGGGGCTATATTTAATGTTTATTGTCATTTTGGGTTGATGACCAAAGATAGAAAAAACTGCACAAAAAAGCCCCGGCTGTCGCCGGGGCCTGTACATCTTAAGTATCTATACCCTTAGTTAAGGTATTTGGTAATATCTTCTGATAACGGTGTAGTTTGCGACCTGAAGCGGTGAATCAGTTTACCGTTTTCGTCGATAAGGAATTTTTCAAAGTTCCATTTAATATCGCCGGTAAAATCAGGGTTGGGGGCGGTTGTAAGGTATTGGAATAATGGGTCGATATCCAAACCTAAAACGCTTACCTTGCCGCTCATCGGGAATTTTACGTTAAAGTTTTCTTTACAAAAAGTTTTGATATCCTGGTTGGTTCCGGGTTCCTGTCCGCCAAAGTTATTGGCCGGGAAACCTACTACTACCAGTTTGCCTTTGTATTGCTCAGATAGTTTTTCCAGGTCGGCATATTGTTTGGTGAAACCGCATTTTGAAGCAGTGTTTACAATAAGTACCTTTTTGCCTTTGTATTTTGCCAAACTAAAATCCTTACCATCAATGGTTTTAAGTTTAAAATCATATACAGATGATGGTGCCGTCGCAAACAATAAGGCGATGATGAGTGCCAGTGTTTTCATGGTTTTTTGATTGATTTTTAATAATCCAGCATAAAAGTAAGGCTAAAAATTTCTTTTAGCTAAGTACTCATCTTCTTTTTGTGTCATTTTTTTCTTTGTAACAACACTTTTATCCGTGTAACCCAACAGGTGTAGTGCCCCGTGAATAATAACGCGGTGCAGCTCGTTGGTTTCCCCGGTTTCAAATTTGGCACCGTTTTCACGGATGCGATCAATCGAAATAAAAATATCACCAACAATATCCCCTTCAACCTCCGAGTTATCAAAAGTTACAATATCGGTATAAGTATCATGATCCAGATATTGCTGATTAATCTGTAGCAGGTATGCATCCGAACAGAAAATGTAATTCAACTCCTTCAGTTTAAACCCTTCGGCAACCACGGTGTCCTTGATCCACTGGCGTAACTGTGCTTTTTGTTTCGGCTTGAACGTAGTGTCTTCTTCAAAAAAATTTATCGCGGGCATCAGATCTTAAAGTGAAGTTCGAGCTCGTTACCTGCTGTATTAAATATACACTGATCGGCAAGGTGTTTAATGATGAACACGCCGCGCCCTGTCAAATTTTCGAGGTTTTCGGGCGCGGTTGGGTCGGCAAGGTTGTTGTAATCAAAACCGGGGCCTTCATCGGTAACTGTCCATACAATGCGGCGGGGTTCAACTTCGGCATTAACAATCACTTTTTTGGTTTCGTCCAGTTTATTTCCGTGCACAATGGCATTAATAACAGCTTCATTAAGACAGGTCATCATATTGGCAAAGGTATCCTCGGCTATATGATATTTATCAGCAATTTCTTCTATCAGCTGCTCAAGTTGCGCTATGCTCTCCGGTTTCGACGGCAGCTGTAACGTATAAAGCTTGCTGGTTTGAACATTTGCCTGTTCCATATTATTTGGCATTAAGTTGGTCAAAGTAAGATTTAATTTTTTGTTTATAATACAAATTGAGTGCCGGAGATACCGTTCTGATCTGCTCAGTTTGTTTTACTCTTTGCTGCTGGTATCCCTGCAGCGCTTTTATATATCCCGGAGGCATGTCTTTACCGGCATTGCTTTGCCTTTGCTGATCCTGCTCTCGCTCCTGCTCGGCCTTTTCGGCTTCCAGCAAACGGCTCTGAATCTGCTGCTGCCTCTTGATAGCGTCATCTGTAATCTTCCTGTTTACGAGATCACGCTCGGTTTGTTCCATTTCTTTCGATATTTTATCCAGATTTCCTAACCCGCCGGTGCCATCTTTGTTTTCCTCCCTGTCAATTTGCTGCAAGGCCTGCCTTATCATCTGCTGTTGGCGGGCCATTTTGGCAAACTGCTCGCTCATGTTACCCTGGTTACCTTGTTTACCCTGCCCCTGGTTGCCTTGCTGCTGCATTTGTTCGCGGGCCTTTTGCATATTCTGGTTAAGCTGCTGCTGCATTTTGGCCAGCTGGGATATGGATTGCTGTTTACCTTTACCTGTTCCGCCTTTGTTCATCATTTTTTGCATTTGCGCCAGGGCCTCGCTCAGCATCAGGGCCAGGTTGTTCATCGATGTCATGGCGTATTGCTGGTTGCGGTTGGCTTCAAGCGTGCGCCTGTCGCCTAATTGTTCAAGCGCCTGGTCAATATGTTCGTTAATGCTTGTGATCTCCTTATTAACCGTCGATTGGATTTGAGGAATGCGCCTGCTGATGGCGTACAAACTATCTTCGGCAGTTTTGAGGTTATCGCGGATATCCTTTTGTTGTTGCGATAATGTAACATACGACGGATCGTTAGAATTGGTGCCCTTAAGCGTTTGCATCAGCTTTTCCTGGTTAAACGAGCTGTTTACCAAACTTTTTAACAACTCCCTAAGTTGTTGGGCATCGATAGCATTTTCTTTCGATTCGCCTTCGTCACTATCCTTTTGCATTTTAGCAGCCAGCTGTTTCATTTGCTGCGCCGCCTGCTTTTGCGATTTTGAGGCTTTCGGATTGTTCTTTTTTTGCAGATCATCGGCACTCTGATCCATTTGCTTATCAATATCCTGTGTTTCCTTTTCAGGATTTTGATAGTCGGATTTTCTTTCGGATTGCTCGTTGTTTTTTTGTAATTCGTCGAACCCTTTTTTTACATCCTGAAAATCCTTTTTCAACTTATCCTGTTGCTGCTGAAGATTTTTTTGATCGGCACCCGGTTTTTGCGTTTGTTCGGAAAGTTTCTGCTGTTCATCGGCCAGCTTGTTCAGGTTATCAATGTTTTGATTCAGCTTCTGCTCAAATTCCAGTTTTTTGTACAACTCCAAAACACGGTCGAGTTCCTTTTTTAGCGACTTATTATCCATCTGCATTTTAGAGAGCTCATCGCGGGTGGCATCTTTTTGCTGCTCGTTTAACAGTTGCTGCAGGTTTTGCAGCAGCTCTTTTGTTTTTTGATCGAGCACGTTATTAAACAGGTCTTCAATCTGTTTTTGTTTGGCTAAAATCTCTTCGCTTTGCTGCTGGTTTTCCTGGCGGTTGTACAGGTTTTTCTTGTTATCGGCCTGGATCTCTTTTACCAGATCGTCCAGATCCTTCCGTTTCTGCATCAAATCTTCCACCTGCTTTTTTTCGTCAAAACTCAGCGTGTTTTTGTTGAGCAGGGTTTGATTAAGCTTTTGCGCATCCCGCTCCACCTGCCCGGCCAGCTTAATGGCCGATTGCATTTTATCTTTAATGGCCTTGCTACCGGCATTCAATTGTTTTTCTATCTCTTTACTATCAGGTACATTCAGGGTGCGCTTGGCTGTGCGTGCAACCTTGGCTCCGTTTACGCCATCGTTATCGGCCACTTCAAAATAGTAACTTACATGGTCGCCAGGGTTAATGCCCAGGTCTTTGAGGTTCCAGTAGTAAAAAAAATCGGCCTGGGTTTGAGCCAGATCGGCATTCACCTTTTTAGTAAACTCTTTGGCTTTACTATTTCCGTTCTCCTCGATGCTATAATGAAAAGTAAGCGACGAAAAACCATGATCGTCCTGGATTTTTCCGTTAAAATAAAAAGCCTTCATACTTACCGAATCGGGTTTTTCATCTACCGTAATTGAGGGAGCCTCGTCGGTAATCACATTAACGCGGTACGTAGCCGAGTCACTGCGACTTACCTCGTTGTTAAGCGGTAACAATTTATAAACCGAATTTTTAAGAATCCTGGCTTTAAACTCAAATTCGTCGGTGCCTGTAGCATTGGCTTTATGGCTCAGGCCATCCATATCAAATTGTAAACTGGCGGCATATTGGGTATGCAAATGCCAGTTAACCATGGTTCCGGCCGGAATGGTTAAATCGCCTGCATTAAGCAAGGTTTCGTTTTTTTTATGCAGATAAGTCGGATAAGTTAAATCAACATCAAAATGAAGTAATGCCGGCTTCTGGTTAACCTTTATTTGGTAAAGCACCGAACTAAAACCGTTACCCATCAGC
The sequence above is a segment of the Mucilaginibacter celer genome. Coding sequences within it:
- a CDS encoding glutathione peroxidase, encoding MKTLALIIALLFATAPSSVYDFKLKTIDGKDFSLAKYKGKKVLIVNTASKCGFTKQYADLEKLSEQYKGKLVVVGFPANNFGGQEPGTNQDIKTFCKENFNVKFPMSGKVSVLGLDIDPLFQYLTTAPNPDFTGDIKWNFEKFLIDENGKLIHRFRSQTTPLSEDITKYLN
- the ybeY gene encoding rRNA maturation RNase YbeY is translated as MPAINFFEEDTTFKPKQKAQLRQWIKDTVVAEGFKLKELNYIFCSDAYLLQINQQYLDHDTYTDIVTFDNSEVEGDIVGDIFISIDRIRENGAKFETGETNELHRVIIHGALHLLGYTDKSVVTKKKMTQKEDEYLAKRNF
- a CDS encoding ATP-binding protein; translation: MEQANVQTSKLYTLQLPSKPESIAQLEQLIEEIADKYHIAEDTFANMMTCLNEAVINAIVHGNKLDETKKVIVNAEVEPRRIVWTVTDEGPGFDYNNLADPTAPENLENLTGRGVFIIKHLADQCIFNTAGNELELHFKI
- a CDS encoding DUF4175 family protein — its product is MAPTENYELLLGKINTFIRKYYFNNFLRGLIFLGAGLFTAYVVVALSEYFGNFSILLRTILFYFFIIVNTVLVCWLVLPSLLAWLKVGKTLSHDEAAEIIGRHFHDVNDKLLNTLQLKKLAAADESHRALIEASIDQKIETLKPVSFPSAINLKENTKYLKWVLGPLGVIIIIAFAAPSVLTESTKRLIRHNEYFVPAAPFKFIVLNKTLAVVQGDDLKLDLKLEGDKLPADVYVETDNNAFKLDKESISRFHYQFSNLQQSVKFRLMGNGFSSVLYQIKVNQKPALLHFDVDLTYPTYLHKKNETLLNAGDLTIPAGTMVNWHLHTQYAASLQFDMDGLSHKANATGTDEFEFKARILKNSVYKLLPLNNEVSRSDSATYRVNVITDEAPSITVDEKPDSVSMKAFYFNGKIQDDHGFSSLTFHYSIEENGNSKAKEFTKKVNADLAQTQADFFYYWNLKDLGINPGDHVSYYFEVADNDGVNGAKVARTAKRTLNVPDSKEIEKQLNAGSKAIKDKMQSAIKLAGQVERDAQKLNQTLLNKNTLSFDEKKQVEDLMQKRKDLDDLVKEIQADNKKNLYNRQENQQQSEEILAKQKQIEDLFNNVLDQKTKELLQNLQQLLNEQQKDATRDELSKMQMDNKSLKKELDRVLELYKKLEFEQKLNQNIDNLNKLADEQQKLSEQTQKPGADQKNLQQQQDKLKKDFQDVKKGFDELQKNNEQSERKSDYQNPEKETQDIDKQMDQSADDLQKKNNPKASKSQKQAAQQMKQLAAKMQKDSDEGESKENAIDAQQLRELLKSLVNSSFNQEKLMQTLKGTNSNDPSYVTLSQQQKDIRDNLKTAEDSLYAISRRIPQIQSTVNKEITSINEHIDQALEQLGDRRTLEANRNQQYAMTSMNNLALMLSEALAQMQKMMNKGGTGKGKQQSISQLAKMQQQLNQNMQKAREQMQQQGNQGQGKQGNQGNMSEQFAKMARQQQMIRQALQQIDREENKDGTGGLGNLDKISKEMEQTERDLVNRKITDDAIKRQQQIQSRLLEAEKAEQEREQDQQRQSNAGKDMPPGYIKALQGYQQQRVKQTEQIRTVSPALNLYYKQKIKSYFDQLNAK